The sequence below is a genomic window from Harmonia axyridis chromosome 1, icHarAxyr1.1, whole genome shotgun sequence.
cacttgatgaattacagcactcacctgcggctcgtgctgcaaacttcatctgcgtgagttatgacctacattaccactcgttgaataatatactattattctcAAGAAGAACGGCTTAGAAAAtgtttaaaaatttgaaatacttCAAATTCGAAACCAGGTTTTCTGTATCGAAACCACCTGCTTAACATTAAGCCGCATATTCAACATAATTATGTAATGTACAATTAGAgtgtcatttttttcatttgtaaaaTTAAACAGAGGcaaaatttattcgatttcaggaTTCTATATCAAACTGCAAACTGGAAATTTGAGGTTgttggaatatttttcttctagaCCAATTACAAatcaaatgaatataaataataaaatattttttatcgcGAAGTACTGCTTCAGACAAAATAGCGGTAACTGCGAAAGGAGTGTGAATCAATAAATAAACTACGTGTTAAATTTGCAAAGATTTTCCAGATATGTAGATATATGGTGTGAGAAATTTGCTCCTAGTCACTATTTCACTCGAGTACGTATTCACAGTGCTCAACATCGAAGTACTGTTAATAAGATCCTTTGTATTCAATACCCAGTCACGATGTTATTGTTACTAGGTGGCTAGACTGGTAGTTGGTGAAGTAATTATAATTGAGTGAAGACGAACAAATCATTTCTAATTGCAATTTGCATTTTTTGATCTACTTGCGAAATTTATAAGGTGAAAAGCTCGACAGATATGGTCTTTATATTTCAAGTTGGAATTGGAATGATTTtcgcaaaaatgaaatttaattatgTTGAGTACTGTATGAAACCGTGTAATTTAAGTATACCTCATCGGTTAGTTGAGTAGAGACTAGTGAAATGCATAATTCGAGAGAATTATTTGGAATGTTAATGAAAAAGTTCCTGACTGTAGTGAAGcaatgaaatttattatttttacgaaatataaaaggtgttttttttagagctatataactttaaattacaataaaacaacgatggattattcgattgacatgaattttatttatccgcaagataatcttgtggcattacattttaaatatatttctggcatatgaccgccacggctggatcGGActtagtccaatctggacgttcaattttcgatgacctcttccaacatttgtggccgtatatcgacaataactcggcgaatgttgtcttccaaatggtcaaaggtttgtggctcatccgcatagaccaatgactttacatagccccacagaaaatagtctagcggtgttaaatcacaagatcttggaggccaattcacaggttcaaaacgtgaaattaggcgacgtatctttcaataaatcgattgtggcacgagctgtgtgacatgttgcgccgtcttgttggaaccacagctcctgaaaatcatggttgttcaattcaggaatgaaaaagttagtaatcatggctttataccgtccaccattgactgtaacgttctggccatcatcgtttttgaagaagtacggaccaatgattccaccagcccataaagcgcaccaaacagtcagtttttctggatgtaactgtgtttcgacatatacttgaggattagcttcactccaaatgcggcagttttgtttgttgacgtagccattcaaccagaagtgctcttcatcgctaaacaaaataaaatggacgtagtgcgcgatacgtattccgcacagaaccattattttcgaaaaaaaattgcactatttgcaagcgttgttaagGTGttagtctatttatgatgaattgccaaacccaactgagaataaatcacttgacagctgttaaatcggtcgccatcttgaacagtaatgccaacttaaagttatatacctcgaaaaaaaacacccgttagtttaaaatttgagaaaaatagtGGAGCAAATTTTCGAGCAAAATATCTTAGGCTGAATTGATGAAATGCAAAAATGTAAGAAGATACAAGATTCAGTATGTCATACTGAACAAACGATAGAGGTCTGTGTCGGAGAATGACCCCTCAAAAATGGGGAACCACTGATGTGAAGTCGGTTTTTGCGATCTTGCTCGAATTGTAATTCTTTATAAAATTCTACATGATCAATCAAAGAGTCATTTCAAATTAGTATATATCTGCTTGATCATATATCCAATTTTGGAGATATGAGAATATTTAAATTTCCTATTCGAACATTGGGTTTGTTTTATGCATTCATAAATTCTTTCTTTTAATTAAGCTTCGAACCTGCTCTTCAAATATCGAGGATTCAATTAGTTCCTTTTAaaaagtatcagatctttttatTGAGATtaacaattttcttgaaaatcacGGAAATTACATACATTGTATGTAATTTCTGAATTTTCGATTGAGTGTTCGAGATgttgtttttctttcaaaactaCATATTCGATCGCGATGAAAATTTACAattatatgtaaaataacaagTCAATACGAAGTCAgttcatttctgaaatttttctttcatacTATCTTCATTAACCGTATCAATAAATAAGAAAGTCAAAATCAGTTATTTAATTGTCAAAATCGGGTATACAATCATCAGAATTAAGTATATAACTGTCTCATTCGGTGTTCTGATGGCCTTTTACCCATTAAAGATTATAATTCTGATGGCCTTTTACCCATTAAAGATTATAATTGTAATTTCCAGATGTCTATAATCCGTTACTCTCTGattaatataattattcattcttTCTTATACGTTCTACGTCAACACTTCAAAATGGGATTTTATGAGATTATATTCTACGTTGAATTTTTCGGGTTGAGTGATTCGGTTTGTGTAAGCTTCAACACTTTTAGAGGTTCACAGTCCACAGCTTTTGGAAGAAAATATGTTCTTTGTTTGTCGTGATTTCATTTTCATCactcttcaatataaataaccCAAAGATTATCACACTGAATTACTCTTTCACATATAATGTAACCGatgatatttcataaatttcctAATCGAGTGTTGCAACATTTTTGTCGTATATGATTCTAAATGTCCagatttttcagattattgtcaTTTATCCATCACCATCTAAAGATACCATAATTCAATTAAGATTTAATCAGAGCGTAATATATCATGTACAGATATTTCTCATTATTTATGGAGTGTCAGAGTTATTCATATTTAGAAATGACCATGTTGGTTTCCTGACAAGGAGATTTATCTACTGAACTGTCAATTAATACACAGGATATTTTATTTGcatcattatttattatactATTTTACAGGGGATAAAATGAAAGATATTGCTTCAGGTTCAAGttttagttgaaaaaaaaaatattttccaacaATAATGAGATGAATATGAATGTTACAATCCATTCTGCATTGGCGAAAATGATTTACTGAAAAATTTGGTTGATGTTTTCAGCAAAATGAACTTTGAACGAGAGATCTTCGGTAACTATACTTAGTGAATAACATTTATAGTCTTTTAtcgttgaaataattgaaagctCACTTCCGTTAGTACAATTTTCCTGTTTCTTTCctaaaaattattccatatccCTAAACTTTATGCGGCAGAAGGTATTACATTCTTCTCAAATTCAAATGTCATATTTTTATTCCGATCAAATCTGTGGTTTTAAATTCATCAGGACAACAAAAAGGTTTATGTCTCTCCTTTCGAGGGTTATTCTGTTTACGGACGGAAAGAATAGAATTTTAGGAATTATCCATCATCAGTAAGTCTTTGTTTTTTGACACAATTTGtgggtcaaaatttgaataatattataaCGAAATTATTGAggatctgttcagggaacgtGCGCTCTAAAATTCATCCTCTTCAAGGTATACCCAGAGTATGTTATTCATTGTGAATCTGATCTAGATTACATATTCTCCATTCCACAGTCCTCCAGCTCATCAGTCAACAAAAGATGTCTATCTATAATGAGCtatattccaaatatagttGCGTATATCCCACCCAATTGTGGGTTGATTGAATCTTGAGAAAGGATTCTTGTATACTTGTGTGAATATCCATTGTATCAGAGTCGTAAATTGCagttatataattcaggaaatatGCATATTAATTTGTATCATCAAGATGAGAATGAAACGATATGAAACATGAATGAAGAAGAATAGACTCGAAAAGTGAAGATTTATGAAATGATTTACTCATTAAATATCGCTTTTGTCGAATCACAAGAAGATGCATGATCAACTTCCACATGTGATGTGTAATCAAGATTTCAGTTTTATCTTATAAATCTGCGTGTCTTCGTTGAACCAGTTCTTCGTTTCAAACTATTCTATGGTCCCGGTGAAGTgatgaacatgaaattttgtatgaattttgaaattgtttttttaattctcgccttaaatgaataaaatataataataaattattatctaTAGCTGATTGACttcatttgaaaagttttaCAACTAAtttattgtaaagggtgttatttttcgaggtatacaactttaagttggcattactgttcaagatggcgaccgatttaacagctgtcaagtgatttattttcagtttggtttgacaattcatcatgttcagactcacgcctgaacaacgcttgcaaatagtgcaaaatgagattgtcattgttcccgattttcataagcgaattttgtttagcgatgaagcacacttctggttgaatggctacgtcaacaaacaaaactgccgaatttggagtgaagctaatactcaagtgtatgtcgaaacaccgttacatccagaaaaactgacgtttagtgcgctttatgggatggtggaatcattggccgtacttcttcaaaaacgatgatggccagaacgttacagtcaatggtgatcggtatagagccatgattactaactttttcattcctgaattgaacaaccatgatgtctaggagctgtggttccaacaagacggcgcaacatgccaaacagctagtgccacaatcgatttattgaaagacacgtttggtaaccacctaatttcacgttttggacctgtgaattggcctccaagatcttgtgatttaacaccgctagactactttctgtagggctatgtatagtcattggtctatgcggataaaccacaaactcttgaccatttggaagacaacattcgccgtgatattgccgatatacggccacaaatgtgggaaaaagtcatcgaaaattggacgtccagattggaatacatccgagccaaccgttgCCATAAATCataaatttaaaatgtaatgccacaagattatcttacgaataaataaaattcatgtcaatcgaataatccatcgttgttttattgcaatttaaagttctatagctctaaaaaaacacccttgatTTAAAGGTTCTGACCTACACAGGTTGTGACTATACAGAGTGAATCACAACTACATACATAGCTCTTGATTCAACAAGTCCCAGCCTTataagtaaaaacacattttttcttaaaaactcgATTTTATTTGTCAATAAAGTCACCATTAGTGATTCATGTACTCCAATGCTTCTCCAACTTTTTAGTACCTTTTTTGtagaaataggcttcaaccttggCAATCACTTCTCGATTTGATACAAAAATGTCTTTTCCTGGAGTTCCATTTTACCGTTGTTGTCGAGTGAGCAGTCTGAATAATACTTATCAACTAATTCCTTGGCATGAATagtattatttttcgataaaaacatAGCtcatcaatacacgaaactcgttttcatccatttttcaaacaaccacAAATGTAGCACACGCACCTCTTGAAGCTTTTGGAGCTACAAGAAAAAAAGTGATATTGCACTAACGGATTAATCTGTGCGTCAGGCATAGGATGGATGGAGAAACAATAGTGAACAATTTATAGCTTCGTTTGAAAGgacaaaaataaacataaatttcCGCAATCACTGCTGAAGATCAACTGTTACCACATTTTACAGATTTAAGGTGAAATTAAAATACTCGCCAAGTATTCCAAAATGTCATTTCAGGAGATAATGTCGTTTTTTTGTGTATACTTAATAGATTGTTGAGAAATGATATGTTGTATCGTTATTGTAAATAGACAAGATGAGGTCTTGACATTCAAATATATGTTCAACAATCATTGAAAATTAGCAAAAACCTCGCATCTTAATGGAAGGAAATTTAGAAATATTCATTCATGGATCATCGACAGATTATTATAATAACAGTTAGTTGAGAAAATATTTGCAGACTCGCATAAAGCGACATAATATGTTTTCATCAACAATAAACGTTTTACTGACTAATTTGATTCGTtaacatttcaaaatgaatcaatgtttaggtTTCTTGAAGGATaattatgttttcatttaaCTGTTTCATTGCAATAGATCAATTCCATTTGTTCATTATTACAATCTCAATTTATTAAAACATATTGTGCTTAAGAACATTCAatcagaaaatcgaaaaaaaacaaatactcGATATTTTCGCGGTCATAAAACCGAATACATTGAGATTTTGGTTGAAGATATCCAATAACAGTTTTAAGCTTCTTTTCAAACATTCTCCGAAACCATAGACAATTCAAGccaaatttttaaagaaaatatttcgCTAAAAAACAGATTgaactaggttgaaatttaagTAGTGTAAGCAAAATAATCACCCCTACGttcatgtcaaatttcaaatatgtaTATCCTATTACAGAACTCCTCATCTAGATGAACTAATCTAtaacaatgacatcataataaGTTACATAAAAATAGTTAGGCATAAAAGAATGAGCGCCTAAAACCTTCTGACTTGTTAGtgcttttctcgatttttttaaatctttttgagtattaaaaataaaatattggagtGAATTCGTAGTTCGTAGTTACCTCCTTCTAAAAATTTGTTTATTGTGATTGAATATTCACGAATGAGCTGTTGGTTTATAATTCcataatatttcatgaataattattttttttttcagttgatttcgATATTCAAGATGTGGATGCTGTTACTCCTGCTACTAGGAGGATGGAGTGTCATTGCTTCAAGAGAAGTGGATCAAGATGACTCCTCAAGAAGAATTTTAGGATCTAGgtaattttcattcataatttattCGTATATTCGGAGTTGATTTTCGGTGGAAAACTAATAAGGTACATTCAGATCCTTGAATTTGGGAATTCAAGATATCAATAACAAATTTTTAAACCTCTATATctattgttcttttttttcatgaaaggtATTTAGTGTTACTAAgtaatctttcaattttcgttTTCGTTTCGAATAATTAACAGACTTGAATGAAAAACTTATTAACAAGGCTTATATAGAACGCAACCCTTTCATAACACAACATATTTATCACGCAGGATGTTTATATAGTATAGACAGGTAATTTGAACTATTCTTTTTCAGTGTGGTGACCTCCGTATCCGTCATTATGGACTCAGAAAATGGAACTGGAGCAACATTCTCAGATGCAGTTGGCAAGCCTGTGGCCAAACCACCAATATCCAAGCTTGCCAGTCCGATAGAGCTCTTGAATCCAGACAGATATGAATTTTACACTTTCGATGAAAGCGGGGACCTCGTCAAAAGACTGATGACCTTACAAGAAATAAAGGCTATAATAGCCACCAGCGGGGATGACGTCTTCGATATAGATAACTTAGACATCATGCCAGAAAAACGAGTGAATGATATTGTCAGCAACGTACAAAATGTGCTCAGAGAAGAGATGGAGTCACACAAATTACCTGATACGAATCAGCTATTTGATACTCCAGATGTTTCAGACTCCTGGAGCTTGATCCTTCCAGCTATCTTCGGTAACTCTGGCAACGATGATATGAAACCAGAGAGGATTGCAACAGGTAGTACACCAGAAACAATAGTTCTTCAACCAACGCAAACTGAACCTATCACGAAGAAAATGTCTACAACAACCACAACACCGAGAGTGTCGACATTCAAAGACAACTTCTTTTCGAGCATTGAAACCAGAAGTTCAGTAACTACTGCTCGACCAACTACAAAAACAAGTTTGAGAACTACCCAACAAACTAGGGCATCTACAACAAGAACTCCTATTTCTAGGACAACTAGAACTCCTACGACTAGGACATCTACAACTACGACTCCTACGACTAGGATACCTACAACTAGAACACATACAACAAGAAGTCCACAAGTCAATGTAGAGACCATGAAAAACAATGTCCTTTCAAGTCAAGAAACAAGCACAATAAAAGTACAAATATTCCCGAACTCTAATACCAACCAAGTAGATGAACCTTACAATAAATACTCAACAAGCTCTACAACTCCAAGAGATGAGCATGAGAATATCCAAACTTCCAAACCAGAATTACCGTTGGAATCAAGGATAAGTAGTTTGGTATTGGAACAAACTTCACCAACAGCAATCTTGGTACCTGAAGACACAGCAACTCTCACATCTTTACAAACAAAGGAAACAACTCTGGCTGGCAATACTGTAGCTTCCGATAATTTAAGATCATCTACGAATCCAACAGTCATTTCCGACAGAACGACAGTTAGAGGCTTCGAACGTCCAGAGACTAAAGCAAGCACTGTAGCTTTAGAAAATACCTCCCAGCTTCAATctctttcaactgaaaatattctgGAGAAAACTACAACAGAACAATCAacaaaacaaactgaaaagataTATATCCTAGTACGACCAATAGCTTCTTCCAGTATTTCACCTGAAACGATCATTTCATCTACGGAAAAAGTCGATATAAGTGATAATAAAGTTTTAACTACAACAAAGGAGGCTAATTCTGAAAGTCCTTCTTCCACAACTCAAGCTATATTTACTGTTTCTCATCAAAAACCAACTATAATTTCTGTTAGTTCTAAACCACAAACCACGAACCAACCAGAAACAGTCCAAACATCAGCTAAAACTCAATCAACAACCACTAAATACACCACCAAAAAAGAGGACTTTGATGAAATATCTTCTTCGGGATTATCTTCTTCACAAATTACagaatttatttcttatttcacTTCAGAACTGCCTAGCACAGTGAAACAAAATTTAACATTACCTACCCTTGCAGAAATACTCAATAATAAGGCTGGTATAGTTCCACAAATTTCTACTTCAACGTATCCTCCCTTTTCGACTTCTCAATCTGTAATATCAGATACTTCATCACAAAGGATATCAACTGCTTCTGATATACAAAATCTTGGTACATCTTCCAGTGACGAGCCATCATTTGATGATGTATCAACAACGTATTCTACTAGATATGAATCAACTTTTTCCAAAACAGAACCGAATTTCTCAGAAGGAGCAACAACAGAAGAGTTTCAGACTGAAGTTGTCAACAATGACTTAGTTATGAATAAAGATATACTGCAACAGCTGCTTTTATCCTCCACTAATGTTTATGAAATCAATTCAGCGATCAACGAAGCAGTCACAGACTCTTTTGATTCCACACCAATCCAAGATTATTCAATGCCTACACAAAAGAACGAACCTATCGAAGGCAACCAGACTTTACTTGAAAGTTTCAGCCACTTGCTAGCTCAAGCTGTGAACAACGTTAATGGTGTTATTTTGCAGGAAAACATTACAGTACCTGAAATTAGCACCTTTGCTGGAAACTCCGATATGCAAACCACTTCTGACTTATTCACCAATTCTTTTGATTctacaactgacagcataagaGAAACTGATTCAACAACGTTGATTTCAAAGAATATAGAAGAGCCTAACGAAGAAAACAGGCCAATAGAAAATCTAACATCAATTTCTACTTCAACAGCTACTCAAAACTTGGATTATGTGAAGGTTAATCCAAGTTTTGCAACACCTTTTAGTAGACGTAATGCTTCTAAGCCAGCGAAGGCTGATTTGAGCTTGGAGATGGATTATGATAACCTCAACTTCAATCATTCAGAAATGCATAAGCTTGCAGATAAATTCGATGATTCGTCAGCTTTCCTTTCTCAAAGTTCTTCATCGCCTACCTCAGGAGATATTCTCAAAATATCGACAGAACCAAATATCTCTACTTATCCCGATGATGAAGAGAAGAGTACCACTcaagatgatatcttcacatcGACCAAATACATTGAAACAACGGCATATGAAGGAACGGAAACTACTGAATCAACAGAACAAGATGAAAACGTTAGAACAACATTGTCGTCCTCAACTAGTAGAACTAAAATCGAGAATACTTCAGGCCCATTATCTTCTCCATCTGCAGATGAGGAAAAGGATTCTTGGACACTAGTTTCAACGATTGCGCCACATAGTAAGCCATCATCTATTGAACCAAGGCCCACTTTAGCTCCTTTCCTAGAACCAACGCCTACAGTAGATTTATCAGTACAACCAATGCAAGGCTTTGGATTAGAAGAAAGTACAGCTAATTTAGAATATGACGTTTACCAGTTCATCCAACTCTGCAATGAACTCGCATTTGGATTTTGGAAATCCGTCACAACTGGTATCAGTACAGCTAGAAGTGTCATAGTTTCTCCTTTCGCTGCTACATCGCTCTTGGCCATGGTGTTTTTGGGGGCTCGAGGAGCGACCTCTGGAGAGATGAATGAGATACTGAAATTGGACAACATGGTCACCTTCAATCCACACTTGATTTTCAAAACTATTACAGAGTCTATCGCCACTGGGTCAAATACTGGTGTTGCTACTTCTGCTATAGTTAGACAATTGTACAGTGACAAGAGTAGGGAAAGTATTCAAAATTTCTACAAGGAGAGAGCTAGGTTCTTTTACGATGGTCATGTAGAAGAAGTGAGTTTCAAGGATATTGGAGATACGATAAGAAGGCGCACGAACTTGTTGGTGAAGAAACAGACGAATGGAAAATTGCAAGAATTTTTGAAAGATGGATCGGTCAGGGTGAGGTCTCCTTTAGCTGCAGTCAGTGCAAGCGTAATGCAGGTAAAATTTCATCATTAATTTCCAACTCATTTCAATGTTATCTCACCAAATTTCAATTTGCATCATCTCTTTTCCCTCTTTGTGATATTGATCGAGATCATTCATGAATTGGTTGAAAGTAAAtcactttatatatatttatttattattacacaaATTTGTGTGTAATTTCAAGTTTGATCGATTTAAGATGGATATTCATCAAGTACAGTCTAGAATAATCAAACAAGATCATATATAGTTAAAATGTGATGAAAATTctaacattcaaaattatcacCTGATGTTAAACATCCCAAGGTTAATTCAATCAATGAAATACAATGATTTTTCATACAAAATCTGTTCCATTACGAGACTGATGTTCTCATGATATCTGGGATTAGTTGAGATCATTGCTAATGAGTTTAGTCCATtacaattaatttgatatttattccattttatttattcattctatTACATCACAAGTTATAGTCATATAGTACTCCTATTTGAGACCACTTGAAAAAGTAGTACTATATGAGGCTCTTCAGAACTGTCAAGTTGTCTATGAATAACATATTCCCCATTCAGAAGagttcaaaaattatataattttctgcCGAAGAatacttatttttcatgaagaaaCTTGGAATAAAGACTAAAGCGAATCAGCCATGACACGTTTTCTTTTCATTTATACACGATGAATTATAAGCTTATATTTAATGACGTAATATTTTCCAGACTGATTGCTCCAAAGGATCCATATCGGACAGGGATGGCGAGCTTCATTTCGTAGTGTTTCCTTCTCTGAAACAAAGAAGATTAATTCCAATACCTGCCGTAGTTTACCGAAAGGGTTTCTTGGCTGGTTACGAGCCTAGTTTGGACGCTACAGCAGTTGCTCTAGGAGAAAAGGATGACACCATCAGCTTCATATTCGTCCTTCCAGGAAAACAAGGAATAAACGCGCATGGTGACGGTTTGGCACGTTTGGAAAAACGCTTGGTGGAAAGTTCTTTCCAGAAAGGTGCTTGGTCAAGGTTGCTGAGGTCTCTGGTGCCTAGACCAGGACTAGAGGTGCAAATCCCAAGGTTCTCCCATCGTTCCATCATCAATGCAACATCGGCATTGAAGCAGATGGGATTGAAATCACTCTTTGATTTGCATAAAGCAGATTTGAGAGGTTTGAATGGCGTGGCTCACGACCTCTACCTATCTGATATGCTCCAATTCAACTACTTCTCCGTTTGCGGTAGTACCAGCACTGCTAACACGCATCATTCTGAGTATTATCCTGCCACTTCGAGAAGGTCGTTGAGGAAACATCGAAGACTGGATCACTTCGAACAGCAGAAGATACTTCACGATGATCCATTGTTCATCATTGACTACTTGTCCTTGCCTTTGAATTTGAGACCAAGACAAGCCAGAGTCCCACAAGTTCCTAGACTTAGGTTAGATAGACCGTTCCTCTATTTCGTTAGACATAATCCTACTGGTTTGATTTTGCACATGGGAAGATTCAATCCTAGATTACTGCCATAAATCGATCGCAATTGTATATAACTCAACTCGAAATTATACGTGTTGAAATGGTTATG
It includes:
- the LOC123688723 gene encoding cell wall protein DAN4 codes for the protein MWMLLLLLLGGWSVIASREVDQDDSSRRILGSSVVTSVSVIMDSENGTGATFSDAVGKPVAKPPISKLASPIELLNPDRYEFYTFDESGDLVKRLMTLQEIKAIIATSGDDVFDIDNLDIMPEKRVNDIVSNVQNVLREEMESHKLPDTNQLFDTPDVSDSWSLILPAIFGNSGNDDMKPERIATGSTPETIVLQPTQTEPITKKMSTTTTTPRVSTFKDNFFSSIETRSSVTTARPTTKTSLRTTQQTRASTTRTPISRTTRTPTTRTSTTTTPTTRIPTTRTHTTRSPQVNVETMKNNVLSSQETSTIKVQIFPNSNTNQVDEPYNKYSTSSTTPRDEHENIQTSKPELPLESRISSLVLEQTSPTAILVPEDTATLTSLQTKETTLAGNTVASDNLRSSTNPTVISDRTTVRGFERPETKASTVALENTSQLQSLSTENILEKTTTEQSTKQTEKIYILVRPIASSSISPETIISSTEKVDISDNKVLTTTKEANSESPSSTTQAIFTVSHQKPTIISVSSKPQTTNQPETVQTSAKTQSTTTKYTTKKEDFDEISSSGLSSSQITEFISYFTSELPSTVKQNLTLPTLAEILNNKAGIVPQISTSTYPPFSTSQSVISDTSSQRISTASDIQNLGTSSSDEPSFDDVSTTYSTRYESTFSKTEPNFSEGATTEEFQTEVVNNDLVMNKDILQQLLLSSTNVYEINSAINEAVTDSFDSTPIQDYSMPTQKNEPIEGNQTLLESFSHLLAQAVNNVNGVILQENITVPEISTFAGNSDMQTTSDLFTNSFDSTTDSIRETDSTTLISKNIEEPNEENRPIENLTSISTSTATQNLDYVKVNPSFATPFSRRNASKPAKADLSLEMDYDNLNFNHSEMHKLADKFDDSSAFLSQSSSSPTSGDILKISTEPNISTYPDDEEKSTTQDDIFTSTKYIETTAYEGTETTESTEQDENVRTTLSSSTSRTKIENTSGPLSSPSADEEKDSWTLVSTIAPHSKPSSIEPRPTLAPFLEPTPTVDLSVQPMQGFGLEESTANLEYDVYQFIQLCNELAFGFWKSVTTGISTARSVIVSPFAATSLLAMVFLGARGATSGEMNEILKLDNMVTFNPHLIFKTITESIATGSNTGVATSAIVRQLYSDKSRESIQNFYKERARFFYDGHVEEVSFKDIGDTIRRRTNLLVKKQTNGKLQEFLKDGSVRVRSPLAAVSASVMQTDCSKGSISDRDGELHFVVFPSLKQRRLIPIPAVVYRKGFLAGYEPSLDATAVALGEKDDTISFIFVLPGKQGINAHGDGLARLEKRLVESSFQKGAWSRLLRSLVPRPGLEVQIPRFSHRSIINATSALKQMGLKSLFDLHKADLRGLNGVAHDLYLSDMLQFNYFSVCGSTSTANTHHSEYYPATSRRSLRKHRRLDHFEQQKILHDDPLFIIDYLSLPLNLRPRQARVPQVPRLRLDRPFLYFVRHNPTGLILHMGRFNPRLLP